Proteins encoded within one genomic window of Guyparkeria hydrothermalis:
- a CDS encoding TraR/DksA family transcriptional regulator has protein sequence MDDAQRQALHDQLLESREALRELLSGDDESTERVEIDSACQSKESQLSRADSAQVREMARALRARWERELARVEGALRRMENDEYGDCFVCGEPIPFRRLQSDASVTRCVECAADN, from the coding sequence ATGGATGATGCGCAGCGTCAGGCGCTTCACGATCAGCTGCTCGAAAGCCGTGAGGCGCTGCGAGAGCTGCTGAGTGGCGACGACGAGTCCACCGAGCGCGTGGAGATCGACAGCGCGTGTCAGAGCAAGGAGAGTCAGCTGTCGCGCGCCGATTCGGCGCAGGTCCGGGAAATGGCTCGGGCGCTCCGTGCGCGCTGGGAGCGTGAACTCGCCCGCGTCGAAGGGGCGCTTCGGCGGATGGAAAACGACGAGTACGGCGACTGTTTCGTCTGCGGGGAGCCCATTCCGTTTCGCCGGCTCCAGAGCGATGCCAGCGTTACGCGCTGTGTCGAGTGTGCCGCAGACAACTGA
- a CDS encoding aldo/keto reductase, which translates to MPEKRLTLPQPRIGLGLAALGRPGYINLGHAGDMPDGRDVEAMRAHSHAMLDAAWRRGLRYVDAARSYGRAEAFLGDWLAGRPADERPTVGSKWGYTYTAGWQVDAEVHEVKEHSRAVLDRQWDETLDALGGPPALYQIHSATLDSGVLDNAEVLERLGEIRDAGTAIGLTTSGPKQAETLARAMEVAIDGRPLFDAVQATCNLLEPSVSEQLERAHDSGMAVILKEAVANGRLTARNDRPEDAEAMAVLDRVAGAHGVGRDAIAIAALLARPWVDMVLSGAGTEEQLAANLDALGVELTAEEHAMLDELAEPATRYWQTRGGLAWN; encoded by the coding sequence ATGCCGGAGAAGCGACTGACCCTTCCGCAGCCGCGGATCGGCCTGGGGCTGGCGGCCCTGGGGCGACCGGGCTACATCAACCTCGGTCACGCTGGCGACATGCCGGACGGCCGCGACGTCGAGGCGATGCGCGCCCATTCCCACGCCATGCTCGATGCCGCCTGGCGCCGCGGTCTGCGTTATGTCGATGCCGCCCGTTCCTACGGTCGGGCCGAAGCCTTCCTGGGTGACTGGCTTGCCGGCCGCCCGGCCGACGAGCGGCCCACCGTCGGCTCGAAGTGGGGCTATACCTACACCGCCGGCTGGCAGGTCGATGCCGAGGTCCACGAGGTCAAGGAACACAGCCGTGCGGTACTCGACCGCCAGTGGGACGAGACCCTCGATGCGCTCGGCGGCCCGCCGGCGCTCTACCAGATCCACTCGGCTACGCTCGATTCGGGCGTACTCGACAACGCCGAGGTGCTCGAGCGTCTGGGCGAGATCCGCGACGCCGGTACAGCCATCGGGCTGACCACCAGCGGGCCGAAGCAGGCCGAGACCCTAGCGCGCGCCATGGAGGTCGCTATCGACGGGCGGCCGCTGTTCGATGCCGTGCAGGCGACCTGCAACCTGCTCGAGCCGTCGGTCAGCGAGCAGCTTGAACGCGCCCACGACTCGGGCATGGCGGTAATCCTCAAGGAGGCGGTCGCCAACGGCCGGCTGACCGCCCGCAACGACCGTCCCGAGGATGCCGAGGCGATGGCTGTGCTCGATCGCGTGGCCGGCGCCCACGGCGTGGGACGTGACGCGATCGCCATCGCCGCGCTGCTCGCCCGCCCGTGGGTGGACATGGTGCTCTCCGGCGCCGGGACCGAGGAGCAGCTGGCGGCCAACCTTGATGCATTGGGCGTCGAGCTGACGGCCGAAGAACATGCCATGCTTGACGAACTGGCCGAACCGGCGACGCGCTACTGGCAGACTCGAGGCGGACTGGCCTGGAACTGA
- a CDS encoding PP0621 family protein, giving the protein MLKLLFWLIVALVIGLFFAIRQANRLRAEQQANESGETRSLESVRCEQCGVFVPEDRAVRRDDRDFCSWEHAEEWHRAHH; this is encoded by the coding sequence ATGCTCAAGCTGCTGTTCTGGCTCATCGTCGCCCTGGTCATCGGGCTGTTCTTCGCCATCCGGCAGGCCAATCGCCTGCGTGCCGAACAACAGGCCAACGAGTCGGGCGAGACGCGCTCGCTGGAGTCGGTGCGCTGCGAGCAGTGCGGCGTGTTCGTGCCCGAGGACCGGGCCGTCCGGCGCGATGACAGGGATTTCTGCAGCTGGGAGCACGCCGAGGAATGGCATCGGGCACACCATTGA
- a CDS encoding MBL fold metallo-hydrolase — protein MLTEWMRETRGLAGGALLAMTGALLATPAMAEDDNPVDKAPESMLYDYPQQVTEGVWSAIGATQPYTYENSLHNNNLSFVIGEDAVLVMNAGASYKLAEALHEEIKKRTDVPVKYVVNENGQLHAAMATGYWIDQGAEVIGHVDAADYYDKHAAAYEEQLQDIAKEKAEGTEAVPMNRTFEDRLELDLGGVTANVVYFGPAHSPGDISVVIPERDVVIAGDMAFNIRMLPIFEYTDTKAWLETWPKFAEVAKDKTIIPGHGGPTDLETVEHYTKDYLVFLRTEIGKMIDEGGTLQDAYELDQSQFSHWHTFDELAGKNAGRVFQKMEFEF, from the coding sequence ATGCTGACCGAATGGATGAGAGAGACGCGCGGCCTGGCCGGCGGCGCACTGTTGGCGATGACGGGGGCACTTCTCGCCACCCCGGCGATGGCCGAGGACGACAACCCGGTCGACAAGGCGCCGGAGTCGATGCTCTACGACTACCCGCAGCAGGTCACCGAGGGTGTCTGGTCGGCCATCGGCGCGACCCAGCCCTACACCTACGAGAACTCGCTGCACAACAACAACCTGTCGTTCGTCATCGGCGAGGACGCGGTGCTGGTGATGAATGCCGGGGCGTCCTACAAGCTCGCCGAGGCGCTGCACGAGGAGATCAAGAAACGCACCGACGTGCCGGTGAAGTACGTCGTCAACGAGAACGGCCAGCTGCACGCGGCCATGGCGACCGGCTACTGGATCGACCAGGGCGCCGAGGTGATCGGTCACGTCGACGCCGCCGACTACTACGACAAGCACGCGGCGGCCTACGAGGAGCAGCTTCAGGACATCGCCAAGGAGAAGGCCGAGGGCACCGAGGCGGTGCCGATGAACCGCACCTTCGAGGATCGCCTCGAGCTCGACCTGGGCGGCGTGACCGCCAATGTCGTTTATTTCGGCCCGGCGCACTCGCCCGGTGACATCTCGGTGGTGATCCCCGAGCGCGACGTGGTGATCGCCGGCGACATGGCCTTCAACATCCGCATGCTGCCGATCTTCGAGTACACCGACACCAAGGCCTGGCTCGAGACCTGGCCCAAGTTTGCCGAGGTGGCCAAGGACAAGACCATCATCCCGGGCCACGGCGGGCCGACCGATCTCGAAACGGTCGAGCACTACACCAAGGACTATCTCGTGTTCCTGCGCACCGAGATCGGCAAGATGATCGATGAAGGCGGCACCCTGCAGGATGCCTACGAGCTCGACCAGAGTCAGTTCTCGCACTGGCACACCTTCGACGAGCTGGCGGGCAAGAACGCCGGGCGCGTGTTCCAGAAGATGGAATTCGAGTTCTGA
- a CDS encoding sigma-54-dependent transcriptional regulator, with amino-acid sequence MAYCLIVDDEPDIRTLVALFMKREGVTTLEAADLAEARERLAANDEIDLCLADMRLPDGNGLDLVDEIRQQRPQLPVAVITAHGQVEAAVRALKAGAFDFINKPIEQDTLRRLLRDARNLQPAATLPSDEPDDDDSPLIGQSRAMRQLREMIGRLARSQAPIFIQGESGTGKELVAREIHNHSSRAPGPFVPVNCGAIPGELIESELFGHHKGAFTGATSDKPGLFRAAEGGTLFLDEIAELPLTLQVSLLRVLQERRVRPVGSTEEVPVDVRIVSASHQDLNQAVAEGRFRQDLFFRLNVIGLRVPPLRERLDDLPTLAGAIVARLAERDDRPVPSIDPAVFQTLAAQPFPGNVRELENLLERAMALTDDDRITVEAVSPNPMMTVEEDPGSALGACPGFIPETDEQREVLTALQQTRWNRSEAARRLGLTLRQLRYRLQKWGID; translated from the coding sequence ATGGCGTACTGCCTGATCGTGGACGACGAGCCGGATATCCGCACGCTGGTCGCCCTGTTCATGAAGCGCGAAGGGGTTACCACCCTCGAGGCCGCCGATCTGGCCGAGGCCCGCGAGCGGCTGGCGGCGAACGACGAGATCGACCTGTGTCTTGCTGATATGCGCCTGCCCGACGGCAACGGCCTGGACCTGGTCGACGAGATCCGCCAGCAGCGTCCCCAGCTGCCGGTGGCGGTGATCACCGCCCACGGTCAGGTCGAGGCCGCCGTCCGGGCACTCAAGGCCGGCGCCTTCGACTTCATCAACAAGCCGATCGAGCAGGACACCCTGCGTCGCCTGCTGCGCGACGCCCGCAATCTCCAGCCCGCCGCGACCCTGCCGTCGGACGAGCCCGACGACGATGACTCGCCGCTGATCGGCCAGTCCCGGGCCATGCGACAGTTACGCGAGATGATCGGCCGACTGGCCCGCTCGCAGGCGCCGATCTTCATTCAGGGGGAGTCCGGCACCGGCAAGGAACTGGTGGCCCGCGAGATCCACAACCACAGCAGCCGCGCCCCCGGCCCGTTCGTGCCGGTCAACTGCGGCGCGATTCCGGGCGAATTGATCGAATCGGAGCTGTTCGGTCACCACAAGGGAGCATTCACGGGCGCGACCAGCGACAAGCCCGGCCTGTTCCGCGCAGCCGAGGGCGGCACGCTGTTCCTCGACGAGATCGCCGAACTGCCGCTGACGCTCCAGGTCTCGCTGTTGCGCGTACTGCAGGAACGGCGCGTCCGCCCGGTCGGCAGCACCGAGGAGGTGCCGGTCGACGTGCGGATCGTCTCCGCCTCGCACCAGGACCTCAACCAGGCGGTCGCCGAGGGACGCTTCCGTCAGGATCTGTTCTTCCGCCTCAACGTTATCGGCCTGCGCGTGCCGCCGTTGCGCGAACGGCTCGACGACCTGCCGACGCTGGCGGGCGCGATCGTGGCCCGGCTCGCCGAGCGCGATGACCGCCCCGTGCCGTCGATCGACCCGGCGGTATTCCAGACGCTGGCGGCCCAGCCGTTCCCGGGCAATGTCCGGGAACTGGAGAATCTGCTCGAGCGAGCGATGGCGCTGACCGACGACGACCGCATCACAGTCGAGGCTGTCTCGCCCAACCCGATGATGACCGTCGAGGAGGACCCCGGCTCCGCACTCGGCGCCTGCCCGGGCTTCATCCCGGAAACCGACGAGCAACGCGAGGTGCTCACCGCCCTGCAGCAGACGCGCTGGAACCGCAGCGAAGCTGCCCGACGACTGGGACTGACCCTGCGCCAGCTGCGCTATCGGCTGCAGAAATGGGGGATCGACTAA
- a CDS encoding sensor histidine kinase, which yields MASGTPLIHPAGEENWRGLRLANAYRLLLALALTAAALTDRGPALFGQTHPSLFMVTAWTYLFLAMAFEWLLELRVTPFRPQAHLHTIGDLACLMLIAHASGGPEGPLALALVIAIGIAAVLHGGRAAVGYAAAGVLLVLGEAIYASWTQPDASHLANSGFLGAALLLITLLVMAFERRAAVWEHQSQAREREVRYLSELALRVIEQTDNGIVVSDPDGRIDYINAAARQMLGDNEATIEAPAEARLPDLHEGVCDALRAWHAGDGSQQQDFDRPRRLRAQFHRIETALGPRALIVLQDLSAEDERVRRDKLAALGRLIASIAHEVRNPLSSIRQAAELLPESDTAAEREQLTTIITRHSDRINRLVEDVLGAARSPAVNAQNVELGDWLERFAESRRQNWRAGGKPYVMALTTPMEPAFARVDTTHLWQVIDNLCDNAERHGRPDDGQLRLRLRLETAPRGGWQIRVCDNGPRIADVDRSALFEPFFTTHSQGTGLGLFVSRELALANRGELALEEPDTSRDTGNCFRLCLPAADATETATTQARE from the coding sequence ATGGCATCGGGCACACCATTGATTCATCCGGCCGGTGAGGAGAACTGGCGCGGACTGCGACTGGCGAACGCCTACCGGCTGCTGCTGGCACTGGCCCTGACCGCCGCGGCCCTGACCGACCGCGGCCCGGCCCTCTTCGGCCAGACGCACCCCTCGCTGTTCATGGTGACGGCCTGGACCTATCTGTTCCTCGCCATGGCGTTCGAATGGCTGCTGGAACTGCGCGTCACGCCGTTCCGCCCGCAGGCCCACCTCCACACCATTGGCGACCTGGCCTGCCTGATGCTGATCGCCCACGCCTCGGGCGGGCCGGAGGGGCCGCTCGCGCTGGCGCTGGTGATCGCGATCGGCATCGCGGCGGTACTGCACGGCGGACGGGCGGCGGTCGGCTACGCCGCCGCCGGGGTGCTGTTAGTGCTGGGCGAGGCCATCTACGCTTCCTGGACCCAGCCGGACGCGAGCCATCTCGCCAACTCGGGCTTTCTCGGCGCGGCCCTGCTGCTGATCACGCTGCTGGTGATGGCCTTCGAACGGCGTGCCGCGGTCTGGGAGCACCAGAGCCAGGCGCGCGAGCGCGAGGTCCGCTATCTCTCCGAACTCGCGCTGCGGGTCATCGAACAGACCGACAACGGTATCGTTGTCTCCGATCCGGACGGGCGCATCGACTACATCAACGCGGCCGCCCGACAGATGCTTGGCGACAACGAGGCGACGATCGAGGCGCCCGCGGAGGCACGCCTGCCCGATCTGCACGAGGGCGTCTGCGACGCGTTGCGCGCCTGGCATGCCGGCGATGGCAGCCAGCAGCAGGACTTCGACCGGCCGCGGCGACTGCGGGCACAGTTTCACCGCATCGAGACGGCGCTGGGGCCGCGCGCCCTGATCGTGCTGCAGGACCTCTCCGCCGAGGACGAGCGCGTCCGCCGCGACAAGCTGGCCGCACTGGGACGGCTGATCGCCTCGATCGCCCATGAGGTGCGCAATCCCCTGTCCTCGATCCGGCAGGCGGCCGAACTGCTGCCCGAATCGGACACCGCCGCCGAGCGCGAGCAACTCACCACGATCATTACCCGCCACAGCGACCGCATCAATCGCCTGGTCGAGGACGTGCTCGGCGCCGCCCGCTCGCCGGCGGTCAACGCGCAGAACGTCGAACTGGGGGACTGGCTGGAACGATTCGCCGAAAGCCGACGCCAAAACTGGCGAGCGGGCGGCAAGCCGTACGTGATGGCGCTGACCACGCCCATGGAACCGGCCTTTGCCCGGGTCGACACGACCCACCTCTGGCAGGTGATCGACAATCTCTGTGACAATGCCGAGCGTCACGGTCGACCCGACGACGGCCAACTCAGGCTTCGCCTGAGGCTCGAAACGGCGCCGCGTGGCGGCTGGCAGATCCGGGTCTGCGACAACGGCCCGCGCATCGCGGACGTGGACCGCAGCGCGCTGTTCGAACCGTTCTTCACCACCCATTCGCAGGGAACGGGGCTGGGACTGTTCGTTTCGCGCGAGCTGGCGCTGGCCAATCGCGGCGAACTGGCGCTCGAGGAACCCGACACCTCCCGTGACACCGGCAACTGCTTCCGCCTGTGCCTGCCCGCGGCGGACGCGACCGAGACGGCAACGACACAAGCAAGGGAATGA
- a CDS encoding FHA domain-containing protein: protein MEGRRPQDAIASTSSRHRSAGPQGTQLFQADELRSHAEQAASQGDKRASVAEPVIEGVSPGIEGHRYTLRAGRQTIGRRDDNDIILDEPSVSSSHAWILNQQGHHVVMNMLSTNGTFVNDQRVHEATLKHGDRIRLGQAEFVFLTREAGDRRVGARHWLVGALLLAAMVLAFTLIRN, encoded by the coding sequence ATGGAAGGCCGCCGACCGCAGGACGCTATCGCCTCGACCTCAAGCCGCCACCGCTCGGCCGGACCGCAGGGAACCCAACTGTTCCAGGCGGACGAACTGCGCAGCCACGCCGAACAGGCCGCCTCCCAGGGCGACAAGCGCGCGTCGGTTGCCGAACCGGTGATCGAGGGCGTGAGTCCGGGGATCGAGGGCCACCGCTACACGCTCCGTGCGGGGCGGCAGACCATCGGCCGACGCGATGACAACGACATCATCCTCGACGAGCCCAGCGTGTCCTCCTCGCATGCCTGGATCCTCAACCAGCAGGGGCACCACGTAGTCATGAACATGCTCTCGACCAATGGCACCTTCGTGAACGACCAGCGGGTACACGAGGCAACACTCAAACACGGCGACCGGATCCGCCTCGGCCAGGCGGAATTCGTTTTTCTCACCCGTGAAGCCGGCGACCGTCGGGTCGGCGCACGGCACTGGCTGGTCGGGGCGCTGCTGCTCGCCGCCATGGTGCTGGCATTCACTCTGATCCGGAACTGA
- the sixA gene encoding phosphohistidine phosphatase SixA, with protein sequence MDLLIIRHAAAENREEFARHGRPDSERPLTKRGIDRMQMAARGLTTLALPIERLVSSPAVRALQTAEIVAPAVERRQVASEAVFAPEAPVDNAVEWLRKQPRVEGMAVVGHEPHLGQLAECLIGGRPLGNMPMKKGGVILIRFDNAIGYGEGKLVWALPPAVLRALAD encoded by the coding sequence ATGGACCTGTTGATCATCCGACATGCCGCCGCCGAGAACCGCGAGGAGTTCGCCCGCCACGGTCGCCCGGACAGTGAGCGACCGCTGACCAAGCGCGGCATCGACCGTATGCAGATGGCCGCCCGCGGTCTGACCACCCTGGCGCTGCCGATCGAGCGGCTGGTTTCGAGCCCCGCGGTACGTGCGCTGCAGACGGCCGAGATCGTCGCCCCGGCGGTCGAGCGCCGTCAGGTTGCCTCGGAGGCGGTGTTTGCCCCCGAGGCGCCGGTGGACAATGCTGTCGAGTGGCTGCGCAAGCAGCCGCGTGTGGAGGGCATGGCCGTGGTCGGCCACGAGCCGCATCTCGGCCAGCTGGCCGAGTGTCTGATCGGCGGCCGCCCGCTGGGCAACATGCCGATGAAGAAGGGCGGGGTGATCCTGATCCGCTTCGACAACGCCATCGGTTATGGCGAGGGCAAGCTCGTCTGGGCGCTGCCGCCGGCCGTGCTGCGGGCGCTGGCGGATTGA
- the phoU gene encoding phosphate signaling complex protein PhoU, with translation MSEKDAPNLTPHTLTRYDEDLNALRSLLMNMGGVAEQHFGDALAYLLDGDAERGRVAMEQDYEIDRLEVSIDELAIHLIARYAPTAGDLRTIMAIVKAITDLERVGDKSEKLARIAEEVGPALQSTEFATHFRVMGRIVKGMLHDTLDAFVRQDCVAAEEIMRRDDHVNHEYNEVHEVLLDYMKKHPESPDLSLRMLHCMRAIERIGDHCTNIAEYIIFQQRGTGESSSGLRDAKERTQI, from the coding sequence ATGAGCGAAAAAGACGCGCCCAACCTGACGCCGCACACCTTGACCCGCTATGACGAGGATCTAAACGCGCTCAGGTCGCTGCTGATGAACATGGGTGGCGTGGCCGAACAGCATTTCGGCGACGCGCTTGCCTACCTGCTCGACGGCGACGCCGAGCGCGGTCGGGTGGCGATGGAGCAGGACTACGAGATCGACCGGCTCGAGGTCTCGATCGACGAACTCGCCATCCACCTGATCGCGCGCTATGCGCCGACCGCCGGTGACCTGCGCACGATCATGGCGATCGTCAAGGCGATCACCGATCTCGAACGCGTCGGCGACAAGTCCGAGAAGCTTGCCCGCATCGCGGAGGAAGTCGGCCCGGCGCTGCAGTCGACCGAGTTCGCCACGCACTTCCGCGTCATGGGTCGGATCGTCAAGGGCATGCTGCACGACACGCTCGACGCCTTCGTTCGTCAGGACTGCGTCGCCGCCGAGGAAATCATGCGCCGCGACGACCACGTCAACCACGAGTACAACGAGGTTCACGAGGTGCTGCTCGATTACATGAAGAAGCACCCGGAATCGCCCGATCTCAGCCTGCGGATGCTGCATTGCATGCGCGCGATCGAGCGCATCGGCGATCACTGCACCAACATCGCCGAGTACATCATCTTCCAGCAGCGAGGCACGGGCGAGAGCTCGAGCGGCCTGCGCGATGCCAAGGAGCGCACCCAGATCTAA
- a CDS encoding phosphate-starvation-inducible protein PsiE has protein sequence MQRFPLSHPVHSVVRGLELVGLIVILIATFVAAGQDIAQMIEARRVTLADLLLLFLYLEVLAMIGAYLQTGRLPIRYPIYIGIIALARYLVLEIKDLEAWKMLAVGATMLILAGTVLLLRYGHLKLPYPENEADFDDPAPRKRVAEDVDRP, from the coding sequence ATGCAGCGATTCCCCTTGAGCCATCCCGTGCACAGCGTCGTTCGGGGCCTGGAACTGGTCGGGCTGATCGTCATCCTGATCGCCACGTTCGTCGCCGCCGGCCAGGACATCGCCCAGATGATCGAGGCACGACGGGTCACGCTGGCCGACCTGCTGCTGTTGTTCCTGTACCTCGAGGTACTGGCGATGATCGGCGCCTACCTCCAGACCGGGCGCCTGCCGATCCGGTATCCGATCTACATCGGCATCATCGCGCTGGCGCGCTATTTGGTGCTGGAGATCAAGGATCTCGAGGCGTGGAAGATGCTCGCCGTGGGCGCAACCATGCTGATCCTCGCCGGCACCGTTCTGCTGCTGCGCTACGGTCACCTGAAGCTGCCGTACCCGGAAAACGAGGCGGATTTCGACGACCCGGCGCCGCGAAAACGCGTTGCGGAAGACGTCGATCGCCCCTGA
- the ppk1 gene encoding polyphosphate kinase 1, giving the protein MTRTDETPLPFINRELSLLGFNRRVLELGQDPAVPLLERLKFLCISSSNLDEFFEVRVGTLTQQIRAGITRADDAGMTPSQQLDVVLEQAHALVHDQYETLNRDIIPALAKENIHFLRRTHWTEAQALWVKQYFRRELLPLLTPLGLDPSHPFPRILNKSLNFIVSLEGNDDFGREAWLAIVQAPRALPRIIQMDEDAAEGPSSFVFLSSVIHAHVHELFPGMTVTGCYQFRVTRNSDLSVDVDDDEDLLQTLQGGLFERNYGDALRLEVADNCPADMIDFLCERFALDQRQVFQVHGPVNLHRLMALPGLIDRPELKDPPFTPRLEPEFDPDENIFETISERGSVLLHHPYQSFMPVVDFIRQAADDPKVVAIKMTLYRTGRDSAIVDALEAAARAGKEVTAVVELRARFDEEENINITTRLQKAGAYVAYGIVGYKTHAKMTLAVRRDGNRLKRFVHLGTGNYHPGTARLYTDFGLMTDDRFIGEDVNKLFMQLTGLGRGIRLKRLLQSPFTLHEGMLERIRRETAHARAGKPAHIRAKMNALIERRVIEALYEASTAGVKIELVIRGVCCLKPGIPGVSENIHVRSVMGRFLEHPRVFYFLNDGEEELFLSSADWMPRNFFARVETAFPVDTPEIRARVIDEAFDRYFADNTGAWELTADGHYRRITPGKGEKPFSAQQSLIRDLGKG; this is encoded by the coding sequence ATGACACGAACCGACGAAACCCCGCTGCCGTTCATCAACCGCGAGCTCAGCCTGCTCGGCTTCAACCGCCGCGTGCTCGAGCTGGGGCAGGACCCGGCCGTGCCGCTGCTCGAACGGCTCAAGTTTCTCTGCATCTCCTCGTCGAACCTCGACGAGTTCTTCGAGGTGCGCGTCGGCACGCTCACGCAGCAGATCCGCGCAGGGATCACCCGGGCCGACGATGCCGGCATGACGCCGTCCCAGCAGCTGGACGTGGTGCTCGAGCAGGCGCACGCCCTCGTTCATGATCAGTACGAGACACTCAACCGCGACATCATCCCGGCGCTGGCGAAGGAGAACATCCACTTCCTGCGCCGTACCCACTGGACCGAGGCGCAGGCGCTGTGGGTCAAGCAGTACTTCCGCCGCGAGCTGCTGCCGCTGCTGACCCCGCTGGGGCTGGACCCGTCGCACCCCTTCCCGCGCATTCTCAACAAGTCGCTGAACTTCATCGTCTCGCTGGAAGGCAATGACGACTTCGGCCGCGAGGCGTGGCTCGCGATCGTGCAGGCGCCGCGTGCGCTACCGCGCATCATCCAGATGGACGAGGATGCCGCGGAAGGCCCGTCTAGCTTCGTCTTCCTCAGTTCGGTCATCCACGCCCACGTCCACGAACTGTTCCCGGGAATGACCGTCACCGGCTGCTACCAATTCCGCGTGACGCGCAACAGCGACCTGTCCGTGGACGTCGACGACGACGAGGACCTGCTGCAGACGCTGCAGGGCGGCCTGTTCGAGCGCAACTACGGCGATGCGCTGCGCCTCGAGGTGGCGGACAACTGCCCGGCGGACATGATCGACTTCCTCTGCGAGCGTTTCGCCCTCGACCAGCGGCAGGTGTTCCAGGTCCACGGCCCGGTCAACCTGCACCGCCTGATGGCCCTGCCGGGGCTGATCGACCGCCCCGAGCTCAAGGACCCGCCGTTCACCCCGCGCCTGGAGCCGGAGTTCGACCCGGACGAGAATATCTTCGAGACCATCTCCGAGCGCGGCAGCGTCTTGCTGCACCACCCCTACCAGTCGTTCATGCCGGTGGTCGACTTCATCCGTCAGGCCGCCGACGACCCCAAGGTGGTGGCGATCAAGATGACGCTCTATCGCACCGGGCGCGACTCGGCGATCGTCGATGCGCTGGAGGCGGCAGCGCGGGCCGGCAAGGAGGTCACCGCGGTGGTCGAGTTGCGGGCGCGCTTCGACGAGGAAGAGAACATCAACATCACCACGCGCCTGCAGAAGGCCGGCGCGTACGTCGCCTACGGCATCGTCGGCTACAAGACCCACGCCAAGATGACGCTGGCGGTGCGCCGAGACGGCAACCGCCTCAAGCGTTTCGTCCACCTGGGCACCGGCAACTACCACCCGGGCACCGCGCGGCTGTACACCGACTTCGGCCTGATGACCGACGACCGCTTCATCGGCGAGGACGTCAACAAGCTGTTCATGCAACTGACCGGCCTGGGCCGCGGCATCCGCCTAAAACGGCTGCTGCAGTCGCCGTTCACCCTGCACGAAGGCATGCTCGAGCGCATCCGCCGCGAGACCGCGCACGCCCGGGCCGGCAAGCCGGCGCACATCCGCGCCAAGATGAACGCCCTGATCGAGCGGCGCGTGATCGAGGCGCTCTACGAAGCATCGACCGCCGGGGTGAAGATCGAGCTGGTCATCCGCGGGGTGTGTTGCCTCAAGCCGGGCATCCCGGGCGTCTCGGAGAACATCCACGTGCGCTCGGTAATGGGACGGTTCCTCGAGCACCCGCGGGTGTTCTACTTCCTCAACGACGGCGAGGAGGAGCTTTTCCTGTCGAGCGCCGACTGGATGCCGCGCAACTTCTTCGCCCGCGTCGAGACCGCCTTCCCGGTCGACACCCCGGAAATCCGCGCGCGGGTGATCGACGAGGCGTTCGACCGCTACTTTGCCGACAACACCGGCGCCTGGGAGCTGACCGCCGACGGTCACTACCGCCGCATCACGCCGGGCAAGGGCGAGAAGCCGTTCAGCGCCCAGCAGTCGCTGATCCGGGACCTCGGCAAGGGCTGA